Part of the Bradyrhizobium sp. AZCC 1721 genome, GGTCGAGCGCCGACTGTTCGAGGCTGGATTCAAGAGTTCGCTCGAAAGCTCCGAAATTGCCGTCGCGCCGCAGGGCTCATCTGCTTTCATTCACTTTGGTGGCAGCGCATTGTCGCGCCGCGCCGAGGTCGCCTCCTGGCTCGGCGAACAGCCCTGGGCTGGCCGCATCATATCCGGCGAGGACCTTGCCGAACTGGGCCAGATCCCCGGCGACGATCTGCTGGCCGTCGATATGGCGAAGAGCTCGGGCTCAAACAGCAACGGCGTTCCCGGCCTGACCGCCATGGCGGTGCGGTTTTCCGAACAGGAGGACGCGACCCGTCGAGACCGCGGTATGCATGGCGGTCTGGGCGCTTACGAAACGCAACCAACGCTGATCGCAGTAGGGCGTGGCTTTGAGGCAGGCGCGTCGTACACGAGAACGAGCCGCATCATCGACATCGCGCCGATGGCACTGGCGCATCTCGAACTTCCTTTGGACGAGCTCGACGGAACTGCGCTGCAGAAGTGGCCGTAGCCCCGTGCACACGCTCCGCCGCCGTCAAGCACGCGCCCCCCAAATTGCGCCAACGCCATGGAGATAAGACGATATGGTCAGCATGACGCGCGACGCCGTTTAGTTCGATTCTCGACCGAGCTTCAGAAGCTCCATTTCGGCTGAGAACAGAGCTGTTTACCTAACGAACTCAGGACCTTGAGCCGCTGGCTGGGGCGGGAGGGATCGAACCTCCGAATGGCGGAATCAAAATCCGCTGCCTTACCGCTTGGCTACGCCCCAAAAGGCCTGGCCGGGACACGGGGCCGATCGATGCAATCCGTGCCCGGCACCGCCGGTCTATAGAGGGAGCCCCGCCATTTCAACAGGCAGCGGGGGCGAATTTCACCCAAAATCAGCTCCCTCGACGTGCCCCTCCATAAAGGGTCACTATAAAGGGTCACTGCTTCGGGTCTCCCGAGCCGGTTTCTCGCGCCCGGGCGGGAGCGATACCGCCCACCGGAGAGTTGAGAGAACCCCGGTTTCGTGGGAAGACGGCGGCAGCTCACTAGCCAAAAAGCGAGATTTTCGTCATGACTTACCGCGCGCCGATCTCCGACATCCTGCTCGCGCTCAACCACGGTGCCGGCCTGCAGGCGGCCGTGAAGGCCGGCCATTACGGCGATTTCGACGCCGAGATCGCCGCCGCCGTGCTGGAGGAAGCCGGCAAATTCGCCGGCGACGTGCTGGCGCCGCTGAACCGGGTGGGCGACGAACACGGCATCAAGCTTGCCGACAACAAGGTGACGACCGCGCCTGGCTGGCCCGATGCCTACCAGCGCTGGGCCGCCGCCGGGTGGAACGCGGTATCGGGCCCCGAAGCGTTTGGCGGCCAGGGCTTGCCGCTCGCCATCAACGCCGCCTGCACCGAAATCTGGAGCGCGTCGAACATCGCCTTCGGCCTCTGCCCGCTGCTCACGCTCTCGGCGATCGAGGCGCTCGACGCCCATGGCAGCGAGGAACTGAAAAAGATCTATCTGCAAAAACTCGTGTCCGGCGAATGGACCGGCACCATGCAGCTCACCGAGCCGCAGGCCGGCTCCGACGTCGGCGCGCTGCGCACCCGTGCCGAACGCGCCGGCGACGGCACCTACCGCATCAAGGGCAGCAAGATATTCATCACCTATGGCGACCACGACATGACCGACAACATCGTGCATTTCGTGCTGGCGCGCCTGCCCGATGCGCCCGCGGGCACCAAGGGGATTTCGCTGTTTTTGATTCCGAAATTCCTCGTCAATGCCGACGGCTCGCTCGGGAAGCGCAACGACATCTATCCGTCCGGCGTCGAGCACAAGCTCGGCATGCACGCCTCCCCCACCTGCACCATGACGATGGGCGATCATGGCGGCGCCATAGGCTACCTGATCGGCGAGGAAAACAAGGGCATGCTCTGCATGTTCACAATGATGAACCAGGCCCGCCTCGGCGTCGGCCTCGAAGGCGTCGGCATTGCGGACCGCGCCTATCAGCAGGCGCTGGCCTTCGCGCAAGAACGTAAACAGGGCCGCGCGATCGGCAAGAAGGGCGACGGGCTCGATCCGATCATCGTGCATCCCGACGTCAAGCGCATGCTGTTGCAGATGCGCAGCATGACGGCCGCGGCGCGCTCGATCTGCTACGCGACGGCAGTAGCGCTCGATATCTCCGCTCGCGCCAAGGACCCGAAGGTACGCGCCGATGCGGCCGCGCGCGGCGCGCTGCTGACGCCGATCGCAAAGGC contains:
- a CDS encoding acyl-CoA dehydrogenase gives rise to the protein MTYRAPISDILLALNHGAGLQAAVKAGHYGDFDAEIAAAVLEEAGKFAGDVLAPLNRVGDEHGIKLADNKVTTAPGWPDAYQRWAAAGWNAVSGPEAFGGQGLPLAINAACTEIWSASNIAFGLCPLLTLSAIEALDAHGSEELKKIYLQKLVSGEWTGTMQLTEPQAGSDVGALRTRAERAGDGTYRIKGSKIFITYGDHDMTDNIVHFVLARLPDAPAGTKGISLFLIPKFLVNADGSLGKRNDIYPSGVEHKLGMHASPTCTMTMGDHGGAIGYLIGEENKGMLCMFTMMNQARLGVGLEGVGIADRAYQQALAFAQERKQGRAIGKKGDGLDPIIVHPDVKRMLLQMRSMTAAARSICYATAVALDISARAKDPKVRADAAARGALLTPIAKAFSTDIGNEVTYFGVQIHGGMGFIEETGAAQHYRDARITSIYEGTNGIQSIDLVTRKLAANGGASVWALLDELNGIVKQVETSNDPAFGTTGAKLREALGSLERASKWLLERVASAPNDALAGATPYLRLFGSTLGGCMLAGEALAAKSHGDAGDPQRYVTVARFFAENITVQAGSLEKTVTDSADAVNGADAALLG